One part of the Malus sylvestris chromosome 2, drMalSylv7.2, whole genome shotgun sequence genome encodes these proteins:
- the LOC126594446 gene encoding G-type lectin S-receptor-like serine/threonine-protein kinase At1g67520 isoform X3, whose amino-acid sequence MRLNVVLILKIFSCFCMQSFFSSSHAQTLDFPVLLKQGQRLADRDRNYLVSENGGLFKLGFLSPGTSSASGATSDRYLGMFYTSLPSHPDAVWLANPKTPISDSSGVFTLDSDGKLKIVYSGGEISVSDSNQTVSGNVTASFQDTGNLVLQEFASNGAFGSVLWQSFDHPTNTLLPGMKLGMNFKTGQNWTLFSWLSDQVPEPGAFKLGVDPGAANQLVIWRRGDVYWTSGVWKNGSFLGSPELTRRVDLFEFTFVSSKEEKYFSYSVKNTYTYSRWELSLQGQISQSVLAPNKTTWESTVTGPCKLNMNYPDAMCIEEKITECRNGSELFVPIRGYFAAVKFLYADDDTSLAISDCHAVCWRNCTCIGYESLYTENGTGCVYMMEGAKFEESDYFGFTYILTIARNSSKDGTPTEEGKKIGSAGSVAKKWWIWFIISITLSVTVLLLGYLCYIRKIKRRFMQHTGLEQGLNELRSQITRIGNVHRLKLGKSIGQEFQMFSFSGIVAATNNFSSGSKLGEGGFGPVYKGVLPDGQQVAVKRLARNSGQGLEELRNEITLIAELQHRNLVRILGCCIQGEEKILIYEYLTNASLDAFLFDSTKGKHLDWQQRVNIIEGIAQGLLYLHKYSRVRIIHRDLKASNILLDGNMNPKISDFGMARIFEQNESTSKTKRVVGTYGYMSPEYAMKGIFSDKSDVYSFGVLLLEIVSGKKNTEFVSSTALSLVELAWDLWKQGNTQELKDTSVDSCPEDEVLKFIHLSLLCVQEYAADRPTMAEVVSMLISDSMFFPDPKQPAYHISRSEVGSSRPDGRRLDMGSADYVPITVMEAR is encoded by the exons ATGAGACTCAATGTTGTGCTAATTCTGAAAATTTTCTCATGTTTCTGCATGCAgtcctttttttcttcctctcatGCACAAACCCTAGATTTTCCTGTCCTGCTCAAGCAAGGGCAACGGCTAGCCGATCGAGATAGGAATTATCTTGTTTCGGAAAATGGCGGTTTATTCAAGCTAGGGTTCTTGAGTCCTGGAACTTCAAGTGCTTCCGGTGCCACCAGCGATCGTTACTTGGGCATGTTTTACACAAGTCTTCCAAGTCATCCAGATGCAGTGTGGTTGGCTAACCCTAAAACTCCGATCAGCGATTCGTCGGGTGTTTTCACATTGGATAGTGACGGAAAGTTGAAGATTGTGTACAGTGGGGGGGAAATATCTGTATCAGATTCCAATCAAACAGTTTCAGGTAATGTGACTGCCTCTTTTCAAGACACTGGAAATCTTGTGTTACAAGAGTTTGCTTCCAATGGAGCATTCGGAAGCGTTTTATGGCAAAGTTTTGATCATCCGACCAACACATTGTTGCCCGGAATGAAATTAGGCATGAACTTCAAGACAGGACAGAATTGGACACTTTTTTCATGGTTGAGCGATCAAGTCCCTGAGCCAGGCGCTTTCAAGCTAGGCGTGGATCCTGGTGCCGCCAACCAACTGGTCATCTGGCGGCGAGGGGATGTGTACTGGACTAGTGGTGTATGGAAAAATGGTAGTTTTCTAGGATCCCCTGAATTGACAAGAAGGGTAGATTTGTTTGAGTTTACTTTTGTTTCAAGCAAAGAGGAGAAGTACTTTTCTTATTCCGTGAAAAATACTTATACATATTCAAGGTGGGAACTGAGTTTACAGGGGCAAATTTCGCAGTCCGTTTTAGCCCCAAACAAGACTACTTGGGAGAGCACAGTTACCGGTCCATGCAAATTGAACATGAATTATCCGGATGCAATGTGCATAGAGGAGAAGATTACAGAATGCAGGAACGGTTCTGAGCTGTTTGTGCCGATAAGAGGTTATTTTGCTGCGGTCAAATTCCTATACGCTGATGATGATACTAGCTTGGCTATTAGTGATTGTCATGCTGTCTGCTGGAGAAACTGCACCTGTATCGGATATGAAAGTTTGTATACCGAAAATGGGACTGGATGTGTGTATATGATGGAAGGAGCAAAATTTGAAGAGAGTGATTACTTTGGCTTTACTTATATCCTCACTATAGCGAGGAATAGTAGCAAAG ATGGAACTCCTactgaagaaggaaaaaaaatcggATCAGCAGGAAGTGTAGCGAAAAAATGGTGGATATGGTTTATCATAAGCATTACACTTTCTGTGACAGTGCTACTTTTAGGTTACTTGTGCtacataaggaaaatcaaacgTAGATTCATGCAACACACCG GCCTAGAGCAAGGATTAAATGAGTTGAGATCTCAAATTACCAGAATCGGCAATGTACACAGGCTCAAACTAGGCAAAAGTATAGGCCAGGAGTTTCAGATGTTCAGTTTCTCTGGAATAGTAGCTGCAACGAATAATTTCTCATCTGGCAGCAAGCTCGGAGAGGGTGGTTTTGGACCAGTTTACAAG GGTGTGTTACCAGATGGCCAACAGGTAGCAGTAAAGAGACTAGCAAGAAATTCGGGACAGGGACTAGAAGAATTAAGGAACGAGATTACACTTATAGCTGAACTTCAACACAGAAATCTTGTTCGGATTCTTGGTTGTTGCATTCAAGGAGAAGAGAAGATTTTGATCTATGAGTACCTGACGAATGCAAGCTTGGACGCCTTTCTTTTCG ATTCAACTAAAGGGAAGCATTTGGATTGGCAACAACGCGTGAACATAATCGAAGGGATAGCGCAAGGACTTCTCTATCTTCACAAGTATTCTAGAGTTAGAATCATACACAGAGATTTGAAAGCTAGCAACATTTTACTTGATGGAAACATGAATCCTAAGATATCAGATTTTGGAATGGCCAGAATTTTCGAACAGAATGAATCCACGTCAAAGACGAAGAGAGTTGTAGGAACCTA CGGTTATATGTCTCCGGAGTATGCCATGAAAGGCATTTTCTCTGACAAGTCCGACGTTTACAGCTTCGGAGTTCTATTGCTGGAGATTGTGAGTGGCAAAAAGAACACTGAATTCGTTTCATCTACTGCTCTTAGCCTCGTTGAACTG GCTTGGGATTTGTGGAAACAAGGTAACACTCAAGAGCTAAAGGACACGTCGGTAGACTCGTGCCCGGAAGACgaagttttgaagtttattcatttgagtcTGCTATGTGTGCAAGAGTATGCAGCTGATAGACCTACCATGGCAGAAGTCGTATCCATGCTCATAAGCGATTCCATGTTTTTCCCTGATCCGAAGCAACCTGCATACCACATTTCGAGAAGTGAAGTTGGGTCATCGAGGCCTGATGGGAGGCGACTGGACATGGGTTCGGCAGATTATGTGCCCATAACTGTGATGGAAGCCAG GTAA
- the LOC126594446 gene encoding G-type lectin S-receptor-like serine/threonine-protein kinase At1g67520 isoform X2 produces the protein MRLNVVLILKIFSCFCMQSFFSSSHAQTLDFPVLLKQGQRLADRDRNYLVSENGGLFKLGFLSPGTSSASGATSDRYLGMFYTSLPSHPDAVWLANPKTPISDSSGVFTLDSDGKLKIVYSGGEISVSDSNQTVSGNVTASFQDTGNLVLQEFASNGAFGSVLWQSFDHPTNTLLPGMKLGMNFKTGQNWTLFSWLSDQVPEPGAFKLGVDPGAANQLVIWRRGDVYWTSGVWKNGSFLGSPELTRRVDLFEFTFVSSKEEKYFSYSVKNTYTYSRWELSLQGQISQSVLAPNKTTWESTVTGPCKLNMNYPDAMCIEEKITECRNGSELFVPIRGYFAAVKFLYADDDTSLAISDCHAVCWRNCTCIGYESLYTENGTGCVYMMEGAKFEESDYFGFTYILTIARNSSKDGTPTEEGKKIGSAGSVAKKWWIWFIISITLSVTVLLLGYLCYIRKIKRRFMQHTGLEQGLNELRSQITRIGNVHRLKLGKSIGQEFQMFSFSGIVAATNNFSSGSKLGEGGFGPVYKGVLPDGQQVAVKRLARNSGQGLEELRNEITLIAELQHRNLVRILGCCIQGEEKILIYEYLTNASLDAFLFDSTKGKHLDWQQRVNIIEGIAQGLLYLHKYSRVRIIHRDLKASNILLDGNMNPKISDFGMARIFEQNESTSKTKRVVGTYGYMSPEYAMKGIFSDKSDVYSFGVLLLEIVSGKKNTEFVSSTALSLVELAWDLWKQGNTQELKDTSVDSCPEDEVLKFIHLSLLCVQEYAADRPTMAEVVSMLISDSMFFPDPKQPAYHISRSEVGSSRPDGRRLDMGSADYVPITVMEARSHVRFLPPNITRITT, from the exons ATGAGACTCAATGTTGTGCTAATTCTGAAAATTTTCTCATGTTTCTGCATGCAgtcctttttttcttcctctcatGCACAAACCCTAGATTTTCCTGTCCTGCTCAAGCAAGGGCAACGGCTAGCCGATCGAGATAGGAATTATCTTGTTTCGGAAAATGGCGGTTTATTCAAGCTAGGGTTCTTGAGTCCTGGAACTTCAAGTGCTTCCGGTGCCACCAGCGATCGTTACTTGGGCATGTTTTACACAAGTCTTCCAAGTCATCCAGATGCAGTGTGGTTGGCTAACCCTAAAACTCCGATCAGCGATTCGTCGGGTGTTTTCACATTGGATAGTGACGGAAAGTTGAAGATTGTGTACAGTGGGGGGGAAATATCTGTATCAGATTCCAATCAAACAGTTTCAGGTAATGTGACTGCCTCTTTTCAAGACACTGGAAATCTTGTGTTACAAGAGTTTGCTTCCAATGGAGCATTCGGAAGCGTTTTATGGCAAAGTTTTGATCATCCGACCAACACATTGTTGCCCGGAATGAAATTAGGCATGAACTTCAAGACAGGACAGAATTGGACACTTTTTTCATGGTTGAGCGATCAAGTCCCTGAGCCAGGCGCTTTCAAGCTAGGCGTGGATCCTGGTGCCGCCAACCAACTGGTCATCTGGCGGCGAGGGGATGTGTACTGGACTAGTGGTGTATGGAAAAATGGTAGTTTTCTAGGATCCCCTGAATTGACAAGAAGGGTAGATTTGTTTGAGTTTACTTTTGTTTCAAGCAAAGAGGAGAAGTACTTTTCTTATTCCGTGAAAAATACTTATACATATTCAAGGTGGGAACTGAGTTTACAGGGGCAAATTTCGCAGTCCGTTTTAGCCCCAAACAAGACTACTTGGGAGAGCACAGTTACCGGTCCATGCAAATTGAACATGAATTATCCGGATGCAATGTGCATAGAGGAGAAGATTACAGAATGCAGGAACGGTTCTGAGCTGTTTGTGCCGATAAGAGGTTATTTTGCTGCGGTCAAATTCCTATACGCTGATGATGATACTAGCTTGGCTATTAGTGATTGTCATGCTGTCTGCTGGAGAAACTGCACCTGTATCGGATATGAAAGTTTGTATACCGAAAATGGGACTGGATGTGTGTATATGATGGAAGGAGCAAAATTTGAAGAGAGTGATTACTTTGGCTTTACTTATATCCTCACTATAGCGAGGAATAGTAGCAAAG ATGGAACTCCTactgaagaaggaaaaaaaatcggATCAGCAGGAAGTGTAGCGAAAAAATGGTGGATATGGTTTATCATAAGCATTACACTTTCTGTGACAGTGCTACTTTTAGGTTACTTGTGCtacataaggaaaatcaaacgTAGATTCATGCAACACACCG GCCTAGAGCAAGGATTAAATGAGTTGAGATCTCAAATTACCAGAATCGGCAATGTACACAGGCTCAAACTAGGCAAAAGTATAGGCCAGGAGTTTCAGATGTTCAGTTTCTCTGGAATAGTAGCTGCAACGAATAATTTCTCATCTGGCAGCAAGCTCGGAGAGGGTGGTTTTGGACCAGTTTACAAG GGTGTGTTACCAGATGGCCAACAGGTAGCAGTAAAGAGACTAGCAAGAAATTCGGGACAGGGACTAGAAGAATTAAGGAACGAGATTACACTTATAGCTGAACTTCAACACAGAAATCTTGTTCGGATTCTTGGTTGTTGCATTCAAGGAGAAGAGAAGATTTTGATCTATGAGTACCTGACGAATGCAAGCTTGGACGCCTTTCTTTTCG ATTCAACTAAAGGGAAGCATTTGGATTGGCAACAACGCGTGAACATAATCGAAGGGATAGCGCAAGGACTTCTCTATCTTCACAAGTATTCTAGAGTTAGAATCATACACAGAGATTTGAAAGCTAGCAACATTTTACTTGATGGAAACATGAATCCTAAGATATCAGATTTTGGAATGGCCAGAATTTTCGAACAGAATGAATCCACGTCAAAGACGAAGAGAGTTGTAGGAACCTA CGGTTATATGTCTCCGGAGTATGCCATGAAAGGCATTTTCTCTGACAAGTCCGACGTTTACAGCTTCGGAGTTCTATTGCTGGAGATTGTGAGTGGCAAAAAGAACACTGAATTCGTTTCATCTACTGCTCTTAGCCTCGTTGAACTG GCTTGGGATTTGTGGAAACAAGGTAACACTCAAGAGCTAAAGGACACGTCGGTAGACTCGTGCCCGGAAGACgaagttttgaagtttattcatttgagtcTGCTATGTGTGCAAGAGTATGCAGCTGATAGACCTACCATGGCAGAAGTCGTATCCATGCTCATAAGCGATTCCATGTTTTTCCCTGATCCGAAGCAACCTGCATACCACATTTCGAGAAGTGAAGTTGGGTCATCGAGGCCTGATGGGAGGCGACTGGACATGGGTTCGGCAGATTATGTGCCCATAACTGTGATGGAAGCCAG GTCACATGTTCGATTTCTCCCTCCTAACATTACTCGcataacaacttaa
- the LOC126594446 gene encoding G-type lectin S-receptor-like serine/threonine-protein kinase At1g67520 isoform X1 → MRLNVVLILKIFSCFCMQSFFSSSHAQTLDFPVLLKQGQRLADRDRNYLVSENGGLFKLGFLSPGTSSASGATSDRYLGMFYTSLPSHPDAVWLANPKTPISDSSGVFTLDSDGKLKIVYSGGEISVSDSNQTVSGNVTASFQDTGNLVLQEFASNGAFGSVLWQSFDHPTNTLLPGMKLGMNFKTGQNWTLFSWLSDQVPEPGAFKLGVDPGAANQLVIWRRGDVYWTSGVWKNGSFLGSPELTRRVDLFEFTFVSSKEEKYFSYSVKNTYTYSRWELSLQGQISQSVLAPNKTTWESTVTGPCKLNMNYPDAMCIEEKITECRNGSELFVPIRGYFAAVKFLYADDDTSLAISDCHAVCWRNCTCIGYESLYTENGTGCVYMMEGAKFEESDYFGFTYILTIARNSSKDGTPTEEGKKIGSAGSVAKKWWIWFIISITLSVTVLLLGYLCYIRKIKRRFMQHTGLEQGLNELRSQITRIGNVHRLKLGKSIGQEFQMFSFSGIVAATNNFSSGSKLGEGGFGPVYKGVLPDGQQVAVKRLARNSGQGLEELRNEITLIAELQHRNLVRILGCCIQGEEKILIYEYLTNASLDAFLFDSTKGKHLDWQQRVNIIEGIAQGLLYLHKYSRVRIIHRDLKASNILLDGNMNPKISDFGMARIFEQNESTSKTKRVVGTYGYMSPEYAMKGIFSDKSDVYSFGVLLLEIVSGKKNTEFVSSTALSLVELAWDLWKQGNTQELKDTSVDSCPEDEVLKFIHLSLLCVQEYAADRPTMAEVVSMLISDSMFFPDPKQPAYHISRSEVGSSRPDGRRLDMGSADYVPITVMEASADARVRSKEQAIYNFLKDS, encoded by the exons ATGAGACTCAATGTTGTGCTAATTCTGAAAATTTTCTCATGTTTCTGCATGCAgtcctttttttcttcctctcatGCACAAACCCTAGATTTTCCTGTCCTGCTCAAGCAAGGGCAACGGCTAGCCGATCGAGATAGGAATTATCTTGTTTCGGAAAATGGCGGTTTATTCAAGCTAGGGTTCTTGAGTCCTGGAACTTCAAGTGCTTCCGGTGCCACCAGCGATCGTTACTTGGGCATGTTTTACACAAGTCTTCCAAGTCATCCAGATGCAGTGTGGTTGGCTAACCCTAAAACTCCGATCAGCGATTCGTCGGGTGTTTTCACATTGGATAGTGACGGAAAGTTGAAGATTGTGTACAGTGGGGGGGAAATATCTGTATCAGATTCCAATCAAACAGTTTCAGGTAATGTGACTGCCTCTTTTCAAGACACTGGAAATCTTGTGTTACAAGAGTTTGCTTCCAATGGAGCATTCGGAAGCGTTTTATGGCAAAGTTTTGATCATCCGACCAACACATTGTTGCCCGGAATGAAATTAGGCATGAACTTCAAGACAGGACAGAATTGGACACTTTTTTCATGGTTGAGCGATCAAGTCCCTGAGCCAGGCGCTTTCAAGCTAGGCGTGGATCCTGGTGCCGCCAACCAACTGGTCATCTGGCGGCGAGGGGATGTGTACTGGACTAGTGGTGTATGGAAAAATGGTAGTTTTCTAGGATCCCCTGAATTGACAAGAAGGGTAGATTTGTTTGAGTTTACTTTTGTTTCAAGCAAAGAGGAGAAGTACTTTTCTTATTCCGTGAAAAATACTTATACATATTCAAGGTGGGAACTGAGTTTACAGGGGCAAATTTCGCAGTCCGTTTTAGCCCCAAACAAGACTACTTGGGAGAGCACAGTTACCGGTCCATGCAAATTGAACATGAATTATCCGGATGCAATGTGCATAGAGGAGAAGATTACAGAATGCAGGAACGGTTCTGAGCTGTTTGTGCCGATAAGAGGTTATTTTGCTGCGGTCAAATTCCTATACGCTGATGATGATACTAGCTTGGCTATTAGTGATTGTCATGCTGTCTGCTGGAGAAACTGCACCTGTATCGGATATGAAAGTTTGTATACCGAAAATGGGACTGGATGTGTGTATATGATGGAAGGAGCAAAATTTGAAGAGAGTGATTACTTTGGCTTTACTTATATCCTCACTATAGCGAGGAATAGTAGCAAAG ATGGAACTCCTactgaagaaggaaaaaaaatcggATCAGCAGGAAGTGTAGCGAAAAAATGGTGGATATGGTTTATCATAAGCATTACACTTTCTGTGACAGTGCTACTTTTAGGTTACTTGTGCtacataaggaaaatcaaacgTAGATTCATGCAACACACCG GCCTAGAGCAAGGATTAAATGAGTTGAGATCTCAAATTACCAGAATCGGCAATGTACACAGGCTCAAACTAGGCAAAAGTATAGGCCAGGAGTTTCAGATGTTCAGTTTCTCTGGAATAGTAGCTGCAACGAATAATTTCTCATCTGGCAGCAAGCTCGGAGAGGGTGGTTTTGGACCAGTTTACAAG GGTGTGTTACCAGATGGCCAACAGGTAGCAGTAAAGAGACTAGCAAGAAATTCGGGACAGGGACTAGAAGAATTAAGGAACGAGATTACACTTATAGCTGAACTTCAACACAGAAATCTTGTTCGGATTCTTGGTTGTTGCATTCAAGGAGAAGAGAAGATTTTGATCTATGAGTACCTGACGAATGCAAGCTTGGACGCCTTTCTTTTCG ATTCAACTAAAGGGAAGCATTTGGATTGGCAACAACGCGTGAACATAATCGAAGGGATAGCGCAAGGACTTCTCTATCTTCACAAGTATTCTAGAGTTAGAATCATACACAGAGATTTGAAAGCTAGCAACATTTTACTTGATGGAAACATGAATCCTAAGATATCAGATTTTGGAATGGCCAGAATTTTCGAACAGAATGAATCCACGTCAAAGACGAAGAGAGTTGTAGGAACCTA CGGTTATATGTCTCCGGAGTATGCCATGAAAGGCATTTTCTCTGACAAGTCCGACGTTTACAGCTTCGGAGTTCTATTGCTGGAGATTGTGAGTGGCAAAAAGAACACTGAATTCGTTTCATCTACTGCTCTTAGCCTCGTTGAACTG GCTTGGGATTTGTGGAAACAAGGTAACACTCAAGAGCTAAAGGACACGTCGGTAGACTCGTGCCCGGAAGACgaagttttgaagtttattcatttgagtcTGCTATGTGTGCAAGAGTATGCAGCTGATAGACCTACCATGGCAGAAGTCGTATCCATGCTCATAAGCGATTCCATGTTTTTCCCTGATCCGAAGCAACCTGCATACCACATTTCGAGAAGTGAAGTTGGGTCATCGAGGCCTGATGGGAGGCGACTGGACATGGGTTCGGCAGATTATGTGCCCATAACTGTGATGGAAGCCAG TGCTGATGCTCGAGTAAGGAGTAAAGAGCAGGCCATTTACAATTTTCTTAAGGATTCTTAA
- the LOC126594446 gene encoding G-type lectin S-receptor-like serine/threonine-protein kinase At1g67520 isoform X4, whose protein sequence is MRLNVVLILKIFSCFCMQSFFSSSHAQTLDFPVLLKQGQRLADRDRNYLVSENGGLFKLGFLSPGTSSASGATSDRYLGMFYTSLPSHPDAVWLANPKTPISDSSGVFTLDSDGKLKIVYSGGEISVSDSNQTVSGNVTASFQDTGNLVLQEFASNGAFGSVLWQSFDHPTNTLLPGMKLGMNFKTGQNWTLFSWLSDQVPEPGAFKLGVDPGAANQLVIWRRGDVYWTSGVWKNGSFLGSPELTRRVDLFEFTFVSSKEEKYFSYSVKNTYTYSRWELSLQGQISQSVLAPNKTTWESTVTGPCKLNMNYPDAMCIEEKITECRNGSELFVPIRGYFAAVKFLYADDDTSLAISDCHAVCWRNCTCIGYESLYTENGTGCVYMMEGAKFEESDYFGFTYILTIARNSSKDGTPTEEGKKIGSAGSVAKKWWIWFIISITLSVTVLLLGYLCYIRKIKRRFMQHTGLEQGLNELRSQITRIGNVHRLKLGKSIGQEFQMFSFSGIVAATNNFSSGSKLGEGGFGPVYKGVLPDGQQVAVKRLARNSGQGLEELRNEITLIAELQHRNLVRILGCCIQGEEKILIYEYLTNASLDAFLFDSTKGKHLDWQQRVNIIEGIAQGLLYLHKYSRVRIIHRDLKASNILLDGNMNPKISDFGMARIFEQNESTSKTKRVVGTYGYMSPEYAMKGIFSDKSDVYSFGVLLLEIVSGKKNTEFVSSTALSLVELAWDLWKQGNTQELKDTSVDSCPEDEVLKFIHLSLLCVQEYAADRPTMAEVVSMLISDSMFFPDPKQPAYHISRSEVGSSRPDGRRLDMGSADYVPITVMEAR, encoded by the exons ATGAGACTCAATGTTGTGCTAATTCTGAAAATTTTCTCATGTTTCTGCATGCAgtcctttttttcttcctctcatGCACAAACCCTAGATTTTCCTGTCCTGCTCAAGCAAGGGCAACGGCTAGCCGATCGAGATAGGAATTATCTTGTTTCGGAAAATGGCGGTTTATTCAAGCTAGGGTTCTTGAGTCCTGGAACTTCAAGTGCTTCCGGTGCCACCAGCGATCGTTACTTGGGCATGTTTTACACAAGTCTTCCAAGTCATCCAGATGCAGTGTGGTTGGCTAACCCTAAAACTCCGATCAGCGATTCGTCGGGTGTTTTCACATTGGATAGTGACGGAAAGTTGAAGATTGTGTACAGTGGGGGGGAAATATCTGTATCAGATTCCAATCAAACAGTTTCAGGTAATGTGACTGCCTCTTTTCAAGACACTGGAAATCTTGTGTTACAAGAGTTTGCTTCCAATGGAGCATTCGGAAGCGTTTTATGGCAAAGTTTTGATCATCCGACCAACACATTGTTGCCCGGAATGAAATTAGGCATGAACTTCAAGACAGGACAGAATTGGACACTTTTTTCATGGTTGAGCGATCAAGTCCCTGAGCCAGGCGCTTTCAAGCTAGGCGTGGATCCTGGTGCCGCCAACCAACTGGTCATCTGGCGGCGAGGGGATGTGTACTGGACTAGTGGTGTATGGAAAAATGGTAGTTTTCTAGGATCCCCTGAATTGACAAGAAGGGTAGATTTGTTTGAGTTTACTTTTGTTTCAAGCAAAGAGGAGAAGTACTTTTCTTATTCCGTGAAAAATACTTATACATATTCAAGGTGGGAACTGAGTTTACAGGGGCAAATTTCGCAGTCCGTTTTAGCCCCAAACAAGACTACTTGGGAGAGCACAGTTACCGGTCCATGCAAATTGAACATGAATTATCCGGATGCAATGTGCATAGAGGAGAAGATTACAGAATGCAGGAACGGTTCTGAGCTGTTTGTGCCGATAAGAGGTTATTTTGCTGCGGTCAAATTCCTATACGCTGATGATGATACTAGCTTGGCTATTAGTGATTGTCATGCTGTCTGCTGGAGAAACTGCACCTGTATCGGATATGAAAGTTTGTATACCGAAAATGGGACTGGATGTGTGTATATGATGGAAGGAGCAAAATTTGAAGAGAGTGATTACTTTGGCTTTACTTATATCCTCACTATAGCGAGGAATAGTAGCAAAG ATGGAACTCCTactgaagaaggaaaaaaaatcggATCAGCAGGAAGTGTAGCGAAAAAATGGTGGATATGGTTTATCATAAGCATTACACTTTCTGTGACAGTGCTACTTTTAGGTTACTTGTGCtacataaggaaaatcaaacgTAGATTCATGCAACACACCG GCCTAGAGCAAGGATTAAATGAGTTGAGATCTCAAATTACCAGAATCGGCAATGTACACAGGCTCAAACTAGGCAAAAGTATAGGCCAGGAGTTTCAGATGTTCAGTTTCTCTGGAATAGTAGCTGCAACGAATAATTTCTCATCTGGCAGCAAGCTCGGAGAGGGTGGTTTTGGACCAGTTTACAAG GGTGTGTTACCAGATGGCCAACAGGTAGCAGTAAAGAGACTAGCAAGAAATTCGGGACAGGGACTAGAAGAATTAAGGAACGAGATTACACTTATAGCTGAACTTCAACACAGAAATCTTGTTCGGATTCTTGGTTGTTGCATTCAAGGAGAAGAGAAGATTTTGATCTATGAGTACCTGACGAATGCAAGCTTGGACGCCTTTCTTTTCG ATTCAACTAAAGGGAAGCATTTGGATTGGCAACAACGCGTGAACATAATCGAAGGGATAGCGCAAGGACTTCTCTATCTTCACAAGTATTCTAGAGTTAGAATCATACACAGAGATTTGAAAGCTAGCAACATTTTACTTGATGGAAACATGAATCCTAAGATATCAGATTTTGGAATGGCCAGAATTTTCGAACAGAATGAATCCACGTCAAAGACGAAGAGAGTTGTAGGAACCTA CGGTTATATGTCTCCGGAGTATGCCATGAAAGGCATTTTCTCTGACAAGTCCGACGTTTACAGCTTCGGAGTTCTATTGCTGGAGATTGTGAGTGGCAAAAAGAACACTGAATTCGTTTCATCTACTGCTCTTAGCCTCGTTGAACTG GCTTGGGATTTGTGGAAACAAGGTAACACTCAAGAGCTAAAGGACACGTCGGTAGACTCGTGCCCGGAAGACgaagttttgaagtttattcatttgagtcTGCTATGTGTGCAAGAGTATGCAGCTGATAGACCTACCATGGCAGAAGTCGTATCCATGCTCATAAGCGATTCCATGTTTTTCCCTGATCCGAAGCAACCTGCATACCACATTTCGAGAAGTGAAGTTGGGTCATCGAGGCCTGATGGGAGGCGACTGGACATGGGTTCGGCAGATTATGTGCCCATAACTGTGATGGAAGCCAG